In Pseudomonas sp. p1(2021b), the genomic window CGTTCGCCGGTTCCACAAGAGCCGGACGCATACTGCAAAAAGCCCGGGACATGGCGATCCCGGGCTCAGTCATGACTCAACTATGGAGGCACTGTGAAGGCATTGCAAGGCGTTGACGGACATGTGGCCTGGGTCGAAGCCGAGCGCCCGACCTGTGACGCAGGCCAGGTGCGTATTCGTGTGGCCGCAGCGGGACTCAACCGCGCCGACCTGCTGCAGATGAAAGGCCTGTACCCGCCGCCGCCAGGCGCGAGCCCCTACATGGGCCTGGAGTGCGCCGGGGTGGTCGAGGAAGTGGGTGCAGGCGCCGACTGGCGGGTGGGCGACCGGGTCTGCGCGCTGTTGGCCAGCGGCGCCATGGCCGAGGAAGTGGTGGTCGATGCGCGCCATGTGCTGCCGGTGCCCGAAGGCCTGAGCCTGCACGAGGCGGCGGCGCTGCCCGAGGTGTATGCCACGGCCTGGCTGAACATCTTCCAGCTGGGCGCGGTGAAGGCCGGCGAGAAGGTGCTGGTGCACGCAGGCGCCAGTGGCGTCGGCTCGGCGGCGATCCAGCTGTGCAAGGCATTCGGCAACCCGGTGTGGGTCAGTGTCGGCTCGCAGGATCGCCTGGCCTACTGCCAGGCGCTGGGGGCTGCCGGTGGCGTGGTGCGCAACGAGAACCTGGACGAGCTGAAGGCGTTCGGGCCGTTCGATGTGATCCTCGACCCGGTGGGCGCCAGCTATGGGCAAATGAACCTCGAATTGCTGGCCCGCGATGGGCGCTGGGTGATCATCGGCCTGATGGGCGGGCGCAAGGTCGAGCTGGACTTGGCGCAGGTGCTGGCCAAGCGGGCGCAGGTCACCGGCTCGACCTTGCGTAATCGCAGCGATGAATTCAAGGGCGAGCTGCTGCGCGAGCTGGTGCAGCAGGTGTGGCCGTTGTTCGGCGAAGGGCGGCTGTCGCCGCAGTTGGTGGACACCTACCCGGTGGCGTTCGCCGAGGCGGCGTATGCGGAGCTGGCGAGCAACCAGGTGTCGGGCAAGCTGGTGCTGGTGATCGATCCTGGTTTGGCTTGAGATTGCTGGGGCTGCTTTGCAGCCCTTTCGCGGCACAAGGCCGCTCCTACAGGGCGACGCGATCCCGTCAGGGCGACGCGATCCTGTGTAGGAGCGGCCTCGTGCCGCGAAAGGGGCGCAAAGCGCCCCCGGGATCTCAGCTCCAGCTCAGAATCGGCCAGCCATTGACTTCGGCATGCTCGCGCAGCACCGGGTCCGGGTTGACCACATGGGGGTAGTCCACCTTCAGCAACAACGGCAGGTCGTTGCGCGAGTCGGAATAGAAACTCGCCCCTTCCAGGTTTTCCTGCTCCTGGTCCAGCCACTCCAGCAGGCGAGTGATCTTGCCCTCGCGGTAGGTCAGCACCCCATGGGTCTTGCCGGTATACACCCCGTTCACCGCCTCCAGCTCGATCGCCAGGTATTCGTCCACCCCCAGGCGCGCTGCGATCGGCCCGACCAGGTGGGTGCCCGAGGCGGAGATGATCAGGATCCGGTCACCGCGCTTGCGGTGCTCGGCGATACAGCGGCAGGCGTCGCCATAGATGATCGGCTCGATCACATCCTCGACCCAGGGCTCGACCAGGTGCTCCACCTCCTCGAGGGTGCGCCCGGCAATCGGCTCCAGGCTGAAGGCCATGTACTCTTCCATCTTCAGGTGGCCCTTGCCGTAGGCCTCCATCAGCTCCTGGTCGCGGCGCAGGAATGCCTTGCCGTCCACCCAGCCCAGCTGGGCCATCTGTTTGCTCCACAACGAGGCGCAGTCGCCGTGGATGAGGGTTTCGTCAAGATCGAATATTGCCAATGCCATTGCGTTGTTCTCCTAGGCCACTTCTCGTAGCGCCGTGGGGTCGATCGACAAGGATACCCGCTGCCCGTCGGCGTGCAGGTCGGCCGACGAGCGATTGAGCACGTCCACCACCAGTTCCACGCCACGCACTTCTACCCGATAGCGAATGACGTTGCCCAGCAGGCTGTGGCTGCGTACCTGGGCATCCAGCTCACCTTCCAGGCGCAGGCTGATGGCTTCCGGGCGGATCGCCAGGCGGCTGGTCACCGGGCGCTGCAGCAGGCGGCTGGCGGTATCGGGCTCGAGCAGGTTGTAGTTGCCGATGAAGCCTGCGGCGAACAGGTCCACGGGCGCGGTATAGAGGGTTTCGGCATCGCCGCTCTGGACGATGCGCCCCTGGTTCATCAGGAAGATGCGGTCGGACATCGTCAGCGCCTCTTCCTGGTCATGGGTGACGAAGATGGTGGTCAGGCCCAGCTCGCGCTGGATGGCGCGGATCTGCTCGCGCAGGTGCTTACGGATGCGTGCATCCAGGGCCGACAGCGGTTCGTCGAGCAGCAGCAGGCGCGGGCGGGTCACCAGCGAGCGGGCCAGGGCCACGCGCTGGCACTGCCCGCCCGACAGTTGATGCGGGTAGCGCCCGGCGAAGCTGGAAAGCTCCACCAGCGCCAGGGCCTCGCGCACCCGCGCCAGGCTTTCGTCGGCCTGGATCTTCTGCATGCGCAGACCGAAGGCGACATTCTGCTCCACGGTCATGTTGGGGAACAGCGCATAGCTCTGGAACACCATGCCGATGCCGCGTTTCTGCGGGCTGAGCGGCACCAGGTCATGGCCGTCGAGCAGGATGCGGCCGCTGTCCACCGGGGTCAGCCCGGCGATGCAGCGCAGCAGGGTCGACTTGCCGCAACCGGAAGGGCCGAGCAGGGTGACGAACTCGCCGCGTTCGATCTGGCAGTCGATGTCATGGAACACCGGGTTGCCGGCGTAGCTTTTGTGCAGTTTCTGTACGCTGACGAAGCTCATGTCAGGATTTGTCCTTGTTCAGGCGATTGGCGACCCAGGTCAGCACCAGCACGAAGGCGAAGTAGGAGATTACCAGTGCGCTGTTGAAATGGCCGCTGCTGTTGCGCATGTTGTTCAGATAGACCTGCAAGGTCTCGTAGCGGGTCCCCACCAGCAGGTTGGCGAACACGAACTCGCCGAACAGGAACGAGAACGACAGCAGCAGCGCCACCATCAGGCCCTTGCGCAAGTTCGGCAGCACCACCAGCAAGGCTGCCTGCCAGGTGCTGGCCCCCAGCAGCTGGGCGGCGTCCATCAGGTCGCGCAGGTTGATCGCCTGCAGGTTGTTGGTGATGGCCCGGTACATGAACGGCAAGGCGATGGTGAAGTAGCAGCCGATGAGGATCCACGGTGTGCCGACCATGGCCATCGGCCCGCTGCCGTACAGCTGCAGCAGGCCCACCGAAGACACCACCGGCGGCACGGCGAAGGGCAGCAGGATGAGGATGTTCATCAGCGCGTCCAGGCGCGGGAAGTGGTAGTGCACCACGAACAACAGCGGCAGGATCAGCACCACCGACAGCACCAGCGCGCCGACGCATACCAGCAGTGACTGGCCGAAGGCCGCCAGGAAGCGCGGTTCGCTCCACAGCGCCAGGTACCACTTGAAGGTCAGGCCGCTGGGCAGCAGGCTCGCCGACCAGCTGGTGGCCAGGGAATAGAGCAGGGTGCCGGCTAACGGCAGCAGCAGGATGAGGAACAGCAGGTGCACCACCACCCGGTGGTAGAGGTTGCCGCGAGGTTCAGCGCGCATGGTAGCTCCTCTTGAGCAGCCATTGATGGACCACCGTGACCAGCGTCATCAACCCCACCAGCACCATCGCCAGGGCGCTGGCCAGGTTCGGGTCGAGGGTGATGTCGCCGGCCACCAGGGCGGCGATGCGGATCGGCAGCACGTTGAAGTTGCCGGTGGTCAGGGCATAGACCGTGGCATAGGCGCCCAGAGCGTTGGCCAGCAGGATGACGAAGGTGCCCAGCAGGGCAGGGGCCAGCACTGGCAAGCCGATGTGCCGCCAGTACTGCCAGTGGCTGGCGCCCAGCAGTGCCGCGGACTCGCGCCAATCTTCACGCAGGGCGTCGAAGGCTGGGTAGAGCAGCAGCACCCCCAGGGGGATCTGGAAATAGGTGTACACCAGGATCAGGCCGCTCTTGGAATAGATGCTGAAGTCTTCCAACAGGCCGGCCTGCTTGAGCAGCAAGGTCAGCGCACCGTTGAAGCCCAGCAGGATGATGAAGGCGAATGCCAGCGGCACCCCGGCGAAGTTGCTGGTCATGTTGGCGAAGGCGCTGACGAAGTCGCGCAGGCGCGAGTCCACCTGGCGCAGGGAGTAAGCGCCGAGGGTGGCGATGACGATGCCGAACAGGCTCGACCAGAAGCTGATCTCCAGGCTGCGCTGCAGCGCCTGCAGGTAGAACTTGGAGGCGAACACCTTGTTGAAGTTGGCCAGCCCCCAGCCGCTTTCGCTCTGCAGGCTGTTGATGGCCACCCAGGCCAGCGGGGCGATCTGGAACACGATGAAGAACAGGGCGAACGGCAGCAGGCAGAGCAGGGCCAGGTAGCGGCCGCGAGGGCGGGTATTCACTTGAGCAGCTCCCGGCAGACCGGCTTGTCGTGGGCTGCGCCCAGCAGCTCGCAGATCGTGCCGCACAGCTCGGTCTGCAAGGGCTTGGCTGCGGGGTCGAGGCTGAACGCCTCGCCGAACACGAACAACGGCACTTCACGCTCCTCGGCCAGCAGGCCGTTGTGCGAGCGGTCGTTGTTCATGCCGTGATCAGCGGTCACCAGCACCTGGTAGCCCTCTTCGAGCCAGCGTGGCAAGTAGTCGGCCAGGAGGATGTCGACGCAGCGTGCGGCGTTGCGGTACTGACTGCTGTCCAGGCCATGACGATGGCCGGCGTCATCGATGTTCATCGGGTGTACGAGCAGGAAGTTCGGGGCATGGCGACGGCGCAGGTACTCGGCGTCGGCCAGCAGGTGCGAGTCGGGGTAATGGTCGGCGTAGTAGAACAGCCCGTGCTGGATGGGCAGCTTAGGTGCATGGGTGTGACGGTCGCGCAGCGGGTCGAAGGGCGAGCGGTTGTACAGCTCGCTGATCCAGTGGTAGGCCGCCGCCGCGGTGCCCAAGCCCGCTTCGCGGGCGTAGTGGAAGACGCTGCGTTGGTTCGACAGGCGGTTGACGTTGTTGTGCACGATGCCGCTGTCGATGGGGGCCACGCCGGTGAGGATGCATTCGTACAGGGGCCGTGACAGCGACGGCAGCTCGCATTCGATGCGGTACAGCGCGGCGCGGTCAGCTTCGACATAGGCGTGCAGGTGGCCCATGGCATGGTGGGCGACCTGGTGGTTGAGACCGTCGAGCAGGACCAGGATGACGTTGTGGTTCATAAGCGCTCCGCAGAGGGCGACGACGCCCCTGTAGGAGCGGGCTTGTCCCGCGATGGCGTCAATCCTGCAGACGCGGTTGTCTGACCTGACGCCATCGCGGGGCAAGCCCGCGCCCACAGGGCGTGAGCCGCCTCATTCCATCTCGATGATCACTTGCTCCTGCCACATCTGCGGCAGTTTCTTGGAGGTCGCTTCCCAGGCCTCGGCATTCTTGATCGGCTGCGCCGCACGGTATTGCTCGTTGGGCAGCAGCTTGGCCTGCACCTCGGCCGGCAGCTTCAGGTGCTCGGCGCGAATCGGTCGGGCATGGCCGATGGCCAGGTTGGTCTGGCCGGCATCGCTGAAGATGTACTCACGGGTGAGCTTGGCGGCGTTGGGGTGTTTGGCGTACTTGTTGATGATGGTGGTGTAGCCGGAGATCACCGAACCGTCGGAGGGGATCAGCACCTCGAAGCGCTTGGGATCGATCTGCTCGCGGTAGCTCAGGCCATTGAAGTCCCACACCACGCCGACCTCCACTTCGCCCTTCTCGAGGGTCTGGATGGTCGGGTTGGCCAGCGACAGGCGCTTGTCCTGGGCCAGCTTGGTGAACAGTTGCAGGCCCGGCTCGATGTTGCTTTCGTCGCCTTTATAGGCGATGGCAGCGGCCAGCACGCCGTTGGCAGCCTGGGCGGCGGTACCGACGTCACCGATGGCGACCTTGTACGTGCCTTTTTCCAGGTCGTGCCAGGTTTTCGGGCGCTCGCCTTCCTTGACCAGGTCCTTGTTGATGATGAAGGCGATGGTGCCGGTATAGGCCAGGGCCCAGTGGCCGTCCTGATCCTTGGCCCAGGCGGGTACCTGGTCCCAGGTGCTTGGCTTGTAGGGCTGGGTCACGCCCTTGGTCACGGCGATGGGGCCGAAGGCGGCGCCCACATCGCCGATATCGGCGCTGGCGTTGCTCTTCTCGGCGTCGAACTTGGCGATTTCCTGGGCAGAGCTCATGTCGGTGTCGCTGTGCTTGAGGCCGTACTTGCTGGCCAGGTCCGCCCAGGTACCTTTCCAGTTGGCCCAGGCATCGGGCATGCCCACGCTGTTGATCACACCTTCCTTGCGAGCGGCCTCTTCCAGGGCCTTGAGGTCGGTACCGGCGGCCATGGCCGAAGTGCACAGGGCGATGGTCGAGCCGAGCAGTGACGCCATGAAGAACGTTTTCATCCGAAGCTCCTTTGCTAGGGCCTTGCAATGTTGTGATGTGAGGAAACCCATGCTTGCGAACGTGTGGTCTAGGTCAGCAAACCTCGAGCCAAGGTAGGCCGGTTGCGTGACAGTTTGATGTAAGGCCTGGGCGTGAAAATGCGCGCCGGGGCCCTGGCAGTACAGCGTAGACCAGATCCCAGGCCTTGAATCCCGGGGCCTGGGCCTGTCCTGCCAGGTGCGGGACGAGGGCTTTGTCACAGGATGTTCATGGGCTGTGCCTAGGCTTGCGCTAATCTCCAATGGCCCTGTTCTGGGGCTGGACTAGTCCAGATAGGTAACCTTCGATGCAATCGACGCCACCGCGCGCGGTAACAGCCATCTGCCATGCGTTGCAGGAGCAGATCGAACACGGCCTGCTGGCGCCGGGGGGCAAGCTGCCGGCCGAGCGCAAGTTGAGCGAGGTGTTCGATACCACGCGTATCACCTTGCGCGAGGCGCTGGTACAGCTGGAGGCGCAGGGGTTGATCTACCGGGAGGAGCGCCGGGGCTGGTTCGTGGCACCCGAGCGGCTGACCTACGACCTGGTCGAGCGCAGCCATTTCCATGCCATGGTGCGTGCCCAGGGGCGGGAGCCGGGCACCGAGCTGTTGTCGGCGCGGTTGCAGCCGGCGCCGGCGGCGATCTGTGCACGGCTGGGGTTGCCAGCGCTGTCGAGCGTGGTGCGTATCTGCCGCTTGCGGCGCATCGATGGGCGGGCGGTGCTGTATGCCGAGCACTACCTCAACCCACAGTATTTCCCCGGCATCCTGGGCCAGGACCTGGGGCAGTCGCTGACCGAGATCTATGCCCGTGAGTTCGGCATCCGCTACGGGCGGGTGTGCTTCGAGATCCTGCCCACGGCCTTGCCGGGGGCGGCCGCGGCGGCGCTGAAGGTTTCAGCGGGCAGTGCGGGGTTGCACGTCACGCGGGTCAACAGCGACCAGCATGGGCATGTGATCGATTGCGACCTGGAGTATTGGCGGCATGATGCCATTCGCATCCGGGCAGAGGTGGGGTAGTGGCGCGAAGCAGCCCTAGTTGCCAGCCCCGCCGGCCTCGCTCATGCCACCCCCGCCGGCTGTCACCACCTGCACCGACAGCCGCGGCGTCGCCAGGTCCAGCCCCGCCTCATCCAGCTGCCGCTTCAACGCCAGGTTGAACGCCCGCGACACTTCCCATTGCTTGATCGGCGCCGTCTTGAACCGCGCCCGCAGGATCGCCGACCCCGACTCGAAACTCTCCACCCCTTGCAGCTCCAGCGGCGACCAGATATTGCGCCGCATCAGCGGGTCGTTGCGCAGCTTCTGCCCCACCTCGCGGATCAACGTGATGGCCTGGTCGATGTTCATGCTGTGCGGGATCGCCACGCGGAAGATCGCGTAGCCGAACTCGCGCGAGTAGTTCTTGATGCTCTTGATCTCGCTGAACGGAATGGTATGCACGATCCCGTCGATATCCCGCAGGCGCACGGTACGGATGGTCAGGCCCTCCACCGTGCCCAGGTGGCCACCGACATCCACATAGTCGTCGATGGCCAGGGAGTCCTCGATGATGATGAACAGCCCCGTGATCAGGTCCGCCACCAGTGACTGGGCACCGAAGCCGATGGCAAGGCCGATGACACCGGCACCGGCCAGCAACGGCGTGACGTTCATGCCCATGTTGGCCAGGGCGACGATCACCGCGATGATGAAGATCGCCACGAACATCACGTTGCGGATCAACGGCATCATCGTCTGCGCGCGGGCATTGGCCAGGCCTCGGCGCGAGCGCACCAGGGCATGGTGCACGGCGGTGTCGGCCAGGATCCAGACCAGCCAGGCAGCGATCAAGGTTCCGGCCAGGCCCAGCACGCGCACGCTGACTTCGTGCCCGCTGCCCTCGGCGAAATTGATCATCGACAGCCCCCAGACCCGCAGGCCCAGTTCGATGAAGACCAGCCAGATGAACAGGTGCACCAGCGCATAGGCAAAGTTGCGCAGGCGCTCGGCATAGACCTCCTGGCGCCGATTGGCCCGCTTGGGGTTGGCGGCGTGGCGGCGCACCAGGCCGTTGAGCACCATGCACACCACCACCAGCACCGTGCACATCAGCGATTGGCGCAGCGCCGTGCTGGTATCGCCGGCGGACACGAAGGTGGCGAACAACGAGATCGCCACCAGGATCAACGCTGGCACGAACCAGAAGCTGCCGAGGATCTCGATGGTGTCGCTCAGGGTGCGGCGGGTCAGGCGGCGCGACAGGGGCTGGTTGCGGATCAGGTGGGCGATGGGGCGGCGGAAGCGCAGGATGAACAGGCCCGTGCATATTGCCGCCACCACATTGGCCAGGGTCGCCAGGGTGTGGGCCAGGTGGCTGCCCAGGGCGGTGGTCATGCGCGGGTCGCTCATCGCCTCGCCGAACGCGGCGAAGCTGCCGATCAACCACAGCGGGCGGAACGCCTGGCGCCGCAGGATGTGCAAGGCCTGGTGGCGATGGGGGCCGTCGAGCAGGGAGAAGGCGATCACGCAGATCGCCGAGAACAGCGTGCCCACCACCAGCGCATAGGCCAGCACCATGGCCAGCGACTTGCCCAGCGAGGAGGGCAGGGCGAAGCTCAGGTAAACGGTGAACACCAAGGCGACCAGCCATGGCCCCAACTTGCGCAAGGCGAAGCGCACCAGGTCCCAGGTCCGCGGGTGCTGCGGCAGCTCTTCGCTCAGGACGAAGCGCAGGCGCACGCGGTGGCCGATCCAGTTGAAGGCGTAGGCCAGCAGGCTCCAGACCGCGATGATCGCGGCAAAGCCGAACAGGATCGCCGGCCATTGGTGCACCGGCACCACCAAGGCCGCCAGTTCGTCCTGGGCCTGGTCGATCTCCATCGACCAACGCCGGAACGGGCTGGCCTCACCGCTGAACTGCTTCTCCAGGTCATGCAAGGCACCGCCGATCAGGCCCAGTACGCCTTGTTCGGCGCTGGGCTGCGACTGTTTGGTGGCATCGCGCAGTTTCTTCAGGTCGTTGAGCAACTGGGTGCGCTGCTGGTCGTTCTCCAGGTTCTTGATCACCTCGTCCAGCGACTGGCCCAAGGGTTGCGTCGCTTCCGGTTGCGCAGGCTTGCCCGCACCTAGCAGGCCGGGCAGGCCGGCGGCCTGGACGGGAGCGATGAAGAGAAACAGCAACAGGGCAAGGCAACGCAGGAGGGCAGGCACCGAAAATCTACCTCAGGGCAAACGATTGCCGCAGTGTAGAGGATTTTTCAGGTCAGTTTCGCGAGGATCTTCCAGCACATGATGCCGAAAATGCCGAGGGTGCCGATCCACATCATCAGTACGCCGACATTGCGTTCGCGCAGGCTGAAGCCGATGGTCAACAGCAGCAGGCCGATGAACACCGGCAGGAACAGGGAAAGGAACGGCGACATGAACAGGCATCCTTCTACATGATGGCAATGTAGTAAGCATAGCGGGTTGGGCAGCCGTGGGCATTGATCCGGGTTAGGTGTTGTCCCCATCGCCGGCAAGCCGGCTCCCACCGGTCCTGCGTGCTCTTAGAGACACCGCTATACCTGTGGGAGTCGGCTTGCCGGCGATCGGGCGGTACGGTTTCAGGGCAACTCGCGACTGCGATAGAACGCGGTCAATACCTTCACCAGGTGCGCCAGGTCGTGGCTGCCGCACAGTTCGCGAATCGAGTGCATGGCGAAGGTCGGCAGGCCGATGTCGACGGTGCGCACGCCCAGGTGGCTGGCGGTGATCGGGCCGATGGTCGAGCCGCAGCCCATGTCGCTGCGTACCACGAAGCTTTGCACCGGCACTTCCTCGGCCATGCACAGGTGGCGGAAGAACCCGGCGGTCTCGCTGTTGGTGGCGTAGCGCTGGTTGTTGTTGACCTTGATCACGGGCCCGGCGTTGAGCTTGGGCCCGTGGTTGCCGTCGTGCTTGTCGGCGTAGTTGGGGTGCACGCCGTGGGCGTTGTCGGCCGACACCAGCAGCGAGCGCTGGAGGGTGCGCACGTAGTCGTCGCCGTCGGGCAGCAGGCGTTGCAGGGTCTGTTCGAGCATCGGGCCATCGGCGCCGCACGCTGAGCAGGAACCGACTTCCTCGTGGTCGTTGCACACCAGCACGCAGGTCTCGTCGCTGTCGGCGGCCAGCAGCGCCTGCAGGCCGGCGTAGCACGACAGCAGGTTGTCCAGGCGGGCACCGGCGATGAAGTCGCCGTTCAGGCCGACCAGTGCGGCGTCCTGGGTGTCATAGAAGCTCAGCTCATAGTCCAGCACCACGTCGGCGTTGAGCTCGTGCTCGCGCGCCAGCTGCTCGGTGAGCAGGGCGCGGAAGTCGACCCGCTCGTCACCGGCAACCTGGGCCAGGATCGGCGGCAGCTCGGTCTGCGGGTTGATTGCCCAGCCTTCGTTGGCGGTGCGGTTGAGGTGGATGGCCAGGTTGGGGATAACCGCGATCGGCAGCTTGAAGTCCACCAGCTGGCTCTCGACCTTGCCGTCGCGGCGGAAGGTGACTCGGCCGGCCAGGGACAGGTCGCGGTCGAACCAGGGCGCGAGCAGGGCGCCGCCATAGACTTCGACGCCCAACTGCAGGAAACCATGGCGCTGCAGTTCTGGCTGTGGCTTGACCCGCAGGCAAGGGCTGTCGGTATGGGCGCCGACCATGCGGATGCCGCCGATCAGGGGCGATTGCCTGCCCAGCTTGATGGCGATGATCGAGGAGTCGTTGCGGGTGACGTAGTAGCGGCCACCGGGCACCGTGGCCCAGCTGTCGCGTTCGTCCAGACGCTGGTAGCCGGCGGCCTCCAGGCGCTGGGCGAGGCTCGCGGTGGCATGGAAGGGCGTCGGGGAAGCCTTGAGGAAATCGATCAGGCCAGCATTCAGGGAATCGCGCATAACTCACTCCAGACAGCAGTGGCGCGAGTTTAGCGCAGTTGCCCATGAATTTGTCGCGGCGTCTTCGCGGGTAAACCCGCTCCCACAGGGATGGCGCAGGGCCTGTGGGAGCGGGTTTACCCGCGAAGCGACCGCTTCACGCGCCTCAGAACGGCGCCGGGCACTCGAACTTCAGGCGCTCCCCGGACACCGGGTGGGTAAAGCTCAGCATCGAGGCATGCAGGCACAGCCGCTCATGGGCCGCCAGCGCCTCGGGGTTGGCGTACAGCCGGTCGCCCAGCAGCGGGTGGCCGATCGACAACATGTGCACGCGCAACTGGTGCGAACGCCCGGTGATCGGGGTCAGCTCCACCCGGCAGTGGTCGGCGCAACGCTCGAGCACGCGCCAGAAGGTCAGGGCATGCTTGCCGTGCTCGTGGTCCACCACATGGCGCGGCTTGGTCGGCGGGTCGTAGCGCAGGGGCAGGTCGATGCTGCCGCTGTCCAACGCCGGCTGGCCCCAGCACAGGGCGGTGTAGGCCTTCTCGGTCTCGCGGTCATGGAACTGGCGCGACAGCTCGCGATGGCTGTCGGCATCGCGGGCCAGCAGGATGATGCCGGAGGTCTCCCAGTCCAGGCGATGGACGATCAGGGCATCGGGGTAGCCGTTTTCCTGCAGGCGGGTGATCAGGCAGTCCTTGTTGTCCTCGGCGCGGCCCGGCACCGACAGCAGCAGGGTGGGCTTGTTGACCACCAGGATGGCGTCGTCTTCGAAGAGGATCTGGATGTTCGACAGCGGCATTGCATGTTCCCTGGGGAGACGGTGTAGACCACAGGGGCCGCTTCACGGCCCTTTCGCGGCACAAGGCCGCTCCTACAGGTACGGTGCAATGCCTGTAGGAGCGGCCTTGTGCCGCGAAAGGGCTGCAAAGCGGCCCCTGTGCGATGGATCAGCGATCAGGCAGGGTGATGTTCAGCTCCAGGATCGAGCAGCTACCCTGGTTCTCGAGTTCGATATGCACGTCGTCGCTGCCGATGTTCACATACTTGCGGATCACTTCCAGCAGCTCTTTCTGCAGGGCAGGCAGGTAATCCGGTTCGCTGCGCTGGCCGCGTTCGTGCGCCACGATGATCTGTAGACGCTCTTTCGCTACCGACGCGCTGCTTTGTTTCTGTCTGCCACGAAAGAAGTCAAAAAGGTTCATGGTTTACTTGCCTCCAAACAGGCGCGCGAAGAATCCTTGCTTCTGCACATCGATGAACCGCAGTGGCTTCTCTTTGCCCAGCAGGCGGTCGACGGTGTCGCTGTACGCCTGGCCGGCATCGCTCTGGTCGTCGAGGATGACCGGGATGCCCTGGTTGGAGGCCTTGAGCACGGCCTGGGATTCGGGAATCACACCCTTGAGCTTGATCGCCAGGATCTCTTCGACGTCGGCGATGCTGAGCATCTCGCCTTTCTCGACGCGCTCAGGGTGATAACGGGTGATCAGCAGGTGTTCCTTGATCGGCTCCTCGCCGTTCTCGGAGCGGCGCGACTTGCTCGACAGGATGCCCAGCATGCGGTC contains:
- the minE gene encoding cell division topological specificity factor MinE — protein: MNLFDFFRGRQKQSSASVAKERLQIIVAHERGQRSEPDYLPALQKELLEVIRKYVNIGSDDVHIELENQGSCSILELNITLPDR
- a CDS encoding mechanosensitive ion channel family protein, with translation MPALLRCLALLLFLFIAPVQAAGLPGLLGAGKPAQPEATQPLGQSLDEVIKNLENDQQRTQLLNDLKKLRDATKQSQPSAEQGVLGLIGGALHDLEKQFSGEASPFRRWSMEIDQAQDELAALVVPVHQWPAILFGFAAIIAVWSLLAYAFNWIGHRVRLRFVLSEELPQHPRTWDLVRFALRKLGPWLVALVFTVYLSFALPSSLGKSLAMVLAYALVVGTLFSAICVIAFSLLDGPHRHQALHILRRQAFRPLWLIGSFAAFGEAMSDPRMTTALGSHLAHTLATLANVVAAICTGLFILRFRRPIAHLIRNQPLSRRLTRRTLSDTIEILGSFWFVPALILVAISLFATFVSAGDTSTALRQSLMCTVLVVVCMVLNGLVRRHAANPKRANRRQEVYAERLRNFAYALVHLFIWLVFIELGLRVWGLSMINFAEGSGHEVSVRVLGLAGTLIAAWLVWILADTAVHHALVRSRRGLANARAQTMMPLIRNVMFVAIFIIAVIVALANMGMNVTPLLAGAGVIGLAIGFGAQSLVADLITGLFIIIEDSLAIDDYVDVGGHLGTVEGLTIRTVRLRDIDGIVHTIPFSEIKSIKNYSREFGYAIFRVAIPHSMNIDQAITLIREVGQKLRNDPLMRRNIWSPLELQGVESFESGSAILRARFKTAPIKQWEVSRAFNLALKRQLDEAGLDLATPRLSVQVVTAGGGGMSEAGGAGN
- a CDS encoding M18 family aminopeptidase; translation: MRDSLNAGLIDFLKASPTPFHATASLAQRLEAAGYQRLDERDSWATVPGGRYYVTRNDSSIIAIKLGRQSPLIGGIRMVGAHTDSPCLRVKPQPELQRHGFLQLGVEVYGGALLAPWFDRDLSLAGRVTFRRDGKVESQLVDFKLPIAVIPNLAIHLNRTANEGWAINPQTELPPILAQVAGDERVDFRALLTEQLAREHELNADVVLDYELSFYDTQDAALVGLNGDFIAGARLDNLLSCYAGLQALLAADSDETCVLVCNDHEEVGSCSACGADGPMLEQTLQRLLPDGDDYVRTLQRSLLVSADNAHGVHPNYADKHDGNHGPKLNAGPVIKVNNNQRYATNSETAGFFRHLCMAEEVPVQSFVVRSDMGCGSTIGPITASHLGVRTVDIGLPTFAMHSIRELCGSHDLAHLVKVLTAFYRSRELP
- a CDS encoding RluA family pseudouridine synthase, whose product is MPLSNIQILFEDDAILVVNKPTLLLSVPGRAEDNKDCLITRLQENGYPDALIVHRLDWETSGIILLARDADSHRELSRQFHDRETEKAYTALCWGQPALDSGSIDLPLRYDPPTKPRHVVDHEHGKHALTFWRVLERCADHCRVELTPITGRSHQLRVHMLSIGHPLLGDRLYANPEALAAHERLCLHASMLSFTHPVSGERLKFECPAPF